The DNA sequence ATTTTGATGCTAAGAAACTAATTGAGGTTATCCCCAATTTCCATGATATGTCCTTTCGGTATTCCCAATTCCAATTGGCCTTGCAATCGTCATCCAAAGAGCGACTTTTGCAAGCTGCTGAATGTATAGATTTTGTTACAGAACTAAAGGAAGAAATGCATATTCTTCAAAATTTAAAAGAATCTGGCGAAATTAAATTGCGGGTTACTCATAATGATACTAAAATATCAAATGCGTTATTTACAAAAGATAATAAGGGGCTTTGCGTTATAGATACGGATACAGTTATGCCAGGTATAGTACATTATGATTTTGGTGATGCCATAAGAACTATTTGTAATACTGCTGCTGAAGATGAAATAAATTTAGATTTAGTAGAGTTTAACTTAGTATATTATAAAGCATATACCAAAGGATTTTTAGAAAAAATAAAAGATTCATTAACTCCTTTAGAAATAAAGTATTTGCCTCTTGGTGCAAAAACTATGATATTCATAATGGCTTTAAGGTTTTTAACAGATTACTTAAATAATGATATTTATTACAAAATAAAATACCCAGAACATAATTTAAATCGGGCAAAAAATCAATTTAAATTAATACATAGTTTTGCTAAAAAATATGATGAAGTTTATTTAGTAGATTGTTAGTTCACGTAAACATTATGTCAAACACTCAAAATTTGTCCTCTAAAATTATAATTTAATACTGATTTCAATATAGAAGAGTCGCTGATTTTGGTTTTCTAATGCGGACAATGAGTATATTTTTTTCATGCATATTTAAAGTTACTTTATTTTTTATAGAAAATGAGGTATTATTGATGATGCCATACATGTCTATTGGTGTTTTTAGGAAAGTCTACTATTTTTAAGTTCTTTAACTATTTCTTTAGTTATTTATGGTTATATTTAAATAAGTTGTCATCACATCTTATTATGGGAGTTTTAGGATTGTCTATAAGAAGTTAAAGAGTGGAATGAAAAATAAACACATTAAAAGATAGTTATTAGATTTTAATTTCTTGCTAAGGTATTATTTTGTTTTTTTGTACTACAGAGAGATAAAAAAGTTAAGCATAGAAATAAAAGAAGTTAAAAAAATTTAAATAGTAATTTAGGAAATGAGTCAAGTTTATAAGTGGGGAATTATTGGATGCGGAAATGTTACTGAACTTAAAAGCGGTCCTGCATATCAAAAAGTAGAGGGCTTTAGTTTACATGCTGTGATGCGTCGAGATATTCATAAAGCCAAAGATTATGCTTTAAGACATAAGGTTTCAATGTTTTATGATGATGCAGATGAGTTAATAAATGACCCTGAAGTTGATGCTATATACATAGCTACTCCACCAGATTCTCATGGATATTATGCACTAAAGGTAGCTGCAGCAGGAAAAATTTGCTGTATTGAAAAGCCTATGGCTCCTACACATGAAGAGTGTGTACAAATTACAAATGTCTTTCAAGAAAAAAATATACCGCTATTTGTGGCCTATTATCGTAGGTCTCTTCCGAGGTTTCAAAAGATTAAATCTTGGATTGAAGACCATAAAATTGGAGTTGTAAGGCATATTAATTGGCACCTAAGTAAGCCAGCTAACGCAATTGATTTATCTAAAATGTATAATTGGCGCACTGATGCTAATATTGCCTATGGAGGCTATTTTGATGATTTAGCATCTCACGGTATTGATTTGTTTATGCATCTTCTTGGTGATATTGAAATAGCCAATGGCGTGTCAATCAATCAACAGGGTTTGTATTCAGCCATGGATTCTGTTACAGGACATTGGATTCATAAAACAGGAATTACAGGTTCAGGTAGTTGGAACTTTGGAACAGAAAAAAGAGAAGATCATGTTGAAATATACGGAAATAAGGGTAAAATCACTTTTTCTGTTTTTGATGAACAACCTATAAAATTAGAACATGATGGAGTTGTAGAAAGTATAACAATAGAACATCCTGAAAATATTCAATTTTATCATGTTCAGAATATTAAAAATCATTTATTACAAAAAATGACTCATCCATCCACAGGTGTAACGGCTACAAAAACAAGTTGGGTGTTAGATAGAATTTTAGGAAAAGACAATTTATAGTTTCAGAAACTAAACAAATATAAAGTTTCCCTTTTTTGTGCGAAGAAAATAGGGGAGCTTTTTTGTTTTAATGCTGTTAGGTAGTTTTGAATTTTTCTACTATCAACTTATTTTAAGTTGTCTCGTTTTTTGATGATTGTAATTTTGTAAATTGCATCGGCATTAATAAATACATGGTTTATAAGAATGATTACATTAAAACAATTAGCAAAGGAATTAAACGTATCGATTTCAACCGTTTCTAAAGCTTTAAATAATAGTGACGAAATTGGAAAAGAAACTATTAAGCGCGTTAAGGAACTTGCAGAGTTTTATAATTATAAGCCTAATAAAGTCGCTTTAAGTTTAAAACAGAATAAAACCAAAACAATAGGTGTTATTATCCCAGATATTTTAAATTATTATTTAGCAAAGGTATTATTTGGAATAGAAAGAGAAGCATCGGAATATGGATATAATATTATAACTTGTATTTCCAATGAGTCTTTAGAGAAAGAAAAGGAGAGTCTTCAATTACTTGCCAATGGCAGTGTAGATGGCTTTATATTGTCTTTGGCCAAAGAAACTCAAATTAAAGGAGAAATAGCCCATTTTAATAGAACTATTGAAAGCGGTTTACCAATTGTAATGTTTGATAGAGTAGCACATGATGTTATCTGTGATAAGGTTATTGTAGATGATTTTGAGGCAACTTATAATGCTACAAAAAATTTATTAGCCGAAAAAAGAAAACAAATTGCATTTATAAGTAGTATAGATAGTTTGAGTGTCGGGAAGTTGCGTGAAAGAGGCTATATTAAGGCTATTTCTGAAACGACTACCCATCAACCCTTGCTTTTAAAAATGAGTAATAAAAAGGAGTGTTCAAAAAAAATAAAATCTTTTTTTAAAAAGAATAAGACTATCGACGGAATTATTGCTGCCGACAGCGCATCAGGAATTATATCTGTTAATACTGCTGTAAATTTAGGATTGAGTGTTCCAAAAAACATATCGGTTATTGCTTTTGGCAGTAAGTCTGTTTCTTATCATTCTATCCCACAATTAACAACAATTAGGCAGCATGCTAAAAAAATAGGTTCTATTGCTGCTCAACAACTTATTAAGAGATTGGAGTTGAAAAATGCAGAAAAAATGGAAGTAACCACTAAAATAGTAAAAACTAGCTTGGTGAAAAGCAAATCAACATTGTAGTATGTTTCTTTCGATAAATGTCTTATGACGAAGTAATTTTCATCTCGTCTAAAAAATATTTGCTTTTAATCGATAAAATCAATCATTTTGTCGATTATATTTTTGTAGTTATACTACTGTATCATACATTTGAACTTCTTAATAGAACCATTTATAGTTTTCCCCTCAGTTCTCATTAAGTAAATTAATCCATTTTTGACCATAGAGTCAATTTTCCCTCAAAATAATAGTAAATAAATCTGTGTGCTTTTTGCATTCGGTTTAAAGTTAATTATCCATTTATTCCCTTAGTCAAGATTTTGTTTGTCAAAATCTCGATTCTGAATTTGTTGTTCTAAATAGTGCAGCAAATTATAATGTGTAACCTTAAAATCGAAATTAATATGAAAGCCCTAAGAATTACTTTAATTGTAGCTGTACTTGTAGCATCTTTAACTTCTTGTACAAAACAAGATTTAAATGAAGATGAAGTGTTAACCACTTATGCTACTGGTGGTGGTAAAGACATAAAATAATTGTTAAGTATTAATAATTTTTAAGCCCTTATTTATTTATAAGGGCTTTTTTTATTCATATAAATGAAAAATTATAAATACTTTTGAGTAGGTATTTTTAAAAAACATTGAATATAAAATCTTTAACTTTATTAATAATATTAATTGTTCCAGCCTTGTGTTGGACGCAAACTGATTTTAAAGCTAAATCAGATAGTCTTTCGTTTTACCTATCTAAATCTCAAGACGAAGCTAATACATCAGATATAAGATTGGAATATGCTAAAAAGGCTAAAAGAGTTGCTTTTGATTTAAATGACAAATCTTTGCTTATTCAAAGTAATTTGAATTTAAGTAAAATTTATTTAGATATTGGACTTAAAGAAAATTTCTTAAAGTCAAGTCACAATAATTTAAAGCTTACTAACAAAGTAAAAGACACCATATCAACAGCTCTAATCAATAAAGATTTAGGAGATTATTATTATATAAATACATCAGACAGTGCGTATTATTATTATAATGAGTCATTGAAGCTATACAGAGCATTAAATGATGATTTTAATACCGCTGTACTACTCTTGGATATTGCTATAATTCAAAAAAACGAAAAAGATTTTACTGGAAGTGAAATTAGTTCCATTGAAGGAGTGTCTTTATTGGAATCTTTAGGTAATGATAATGAAGTAAATAAAAAAAAAGCATTTCATTACAATAACTTAGGTTTGGTCTTTGATCAGTTAGAACAATATGAAGAATCAATAAAATACTTTAAAAAATCTATAGAATTAATTCAAAAATTAGACGGCGAAAATAAATTAGCCTTAGATGTTTTGAAAAATAATTTGGGTTTAGCTTATAGGAACTCAAAGCAGTATGATTTAGCATTACTGATTTACCGATTAATGTTAAAAGATGACAATTTAATTAAACAAGATTTAGACTTTTATTCATTAGTACTTGATAATTATGCCCATACTTTATATTTGTCAAACCAACACGAGCAACTTCCCGGACTTTATATTAAAGCGTTAAAGGCCATAGATACTATTAAGCCAACAGTCTACCCATCAATAGCCATACACCAGCATTTAGCAGAGTATTATTTTAAATACCAACAAAAAGATTCTGCGAAATACTATGCTTATAAAGCGAAAGCAATTTCGGAGCAATATCATAATGATGATTTATTAAAATCATTACTCCTGCTCTCAAGAATTGAAGAGGACAGTATAGCTGTTAATTTTTTTGATGCGTATATTAAGTTAAATGATAGTTTGCAAAAAAGTGAACGTAAAACACGAAATAAATTTACACGAATTCGTTTTGAAACGAAACAAATAGAAGCAGAAAACGCAAAAATTGCTAAAGAAAAAGTATGGCTTATGTTGCTTTCAGGTATTTTAATAATAACCGCGATGCTGCTTTATATTATTATAACACAACGAAGCAAAAATAAAGAATTAGAGCTTCTTCAACAACAACAAGCAGCTAATGAAGAAATTTACAATCTCATGCTGTCTCAACAGGAGAAAATAGAAGAAGCTAGGATTATAGAAAAAAAGCGGGTTTCTCAAGAATTGCATGATGGGGTTTTAGGACGTTTATTTGGTACACGCTTAAGTTTAGATAGTTTGAATATGAGTTCCTCTATGGATGCTATAAAAACAAGAGGACAATATATAGACAAACTTAAGACTATTGAAGAAGATATTAGAAAAGTATCCCATGAATTAAATACCGATTTTATTTCAGGTTCTGGTTTTGTTGATATCATAAAAACATTGGTAGACACACAAACAGAAGTATATAACCTGCAATATAAATTTAATAGTGATGATACTATTAATTGGGAAGATATATCTAATAAATCTAAAATACATGTGTATAGAATTGTTCAGGAAGCTTTGCATAATATTTATAAACACGCGCAAGCAAGTTTGGTAGATATTAGCTTTGAATTAAAAAATGATGTAATTTGCTTGTCGATAAAAGATAATGGGGTTGGTTTTGAAGTTGATAAAACAAAAAAAGGAATTGGTGTTAAAAATATGAATTCTAGAATTGATGAAATAGCAGGCACTTTATATATTGAATCAGAAAAAAATATAGGAACAACTATAATAATTACTATACCTATTTAAAAATTACTTTTTATGGCAGAAACCATTAAAATATTGATGATAGATGATCATCCAATGATTATTGAAGGGTATCAAAACACTTTACTTTTTACCAAAAAAGAAAACCAGAATTTAATAATCGATATTGCTAACAATTGTGATGAAGCGGTTTATTATATTGATAAATCTGTTGAAAAAGAATATCCGTATGATGTGTTGTTCGTTGATATTAGCTTGCCACCATCAAAAGATGGTACCATGGCATCTGGAGAAGATTTAGCTGAATATGCACGTAAAAATCTGCCAAATACTAAAATTATTATTCTTACAATGTTTAATGAATCATTTAGAATTCATAATATTATAAAAACGATTGATCCTGAAGGGTTTTTAATAAAAAGTGATTTAACTTCAAGTGAATTAGCAAGTGCCTTTCAGGCGGTACTTAACAATCCTCCGTTTTACAGTGGTACAGTAAATAGTCATATCCGAAAATCTATTGTTAGTGATATTGTTATTGATGAGAAAAATAGAAAAATTCTTCATTTACTTTCACAGGGAGTTAAAACCAAAAACTTAGCTCCACATGTTGATATTTCTTTAAGCGCTGTAGAAAAGAGAAAGAAGCAGTTAAAAGAAATATTTATGATTCAAGATGGTCAAGATGAAACGCTTATAAAAGCAGCTAAAGAGAAAGGATTTATTTAAATACCTGTGTTCTAATTTCTTTTTTAGATAAAAGCAATAAAAGTTTCTTTTTTTTTAGTCTTGAAAAGCCTTACCATATCTAAATTCTATTTTTAAACCGTAACAGTGTTACGGTTTTTCCGTAGTTGAAAGACAAATGTTATCTATATATTTGCAGTATCAACACTTCAAAAATTAATTAATCCCTCAATTTTTTTGTTGATAATAGCAATTTACATTAGCCCTATGGACCTGAGAGACCCATAGGGCTTTCTTCTTTTTTTTAATGCCTAATATAAATTTATAAGAGCACCTCTTTATAATCCCATAAAATTCCAATAAAAAGGGCTAAGTAAATGATGGCAACTACAAATTTTATAAAGGTAGAAGTTAAGAAACCTAAAAACGAACCAAATGCAGCCTTAAGAGCAATGTTTGTATCTGCTTTATTAGTTAGTTCTCCTATAAAAGCACCTGCAAATGGGCCAATGATAATACCAAAAGGAATAGGGCTTAATATGCCAACTACAAGTCCAATAGAGGTGCCAATCATGCCCGCTTTACTGCCTCCAAATCGTTTAGTGCCCATAGCGGGAATGATATAGTCTAAAACCCATATTAAAATAGCTATTGCCAGCGTAATAATTAAAAAAGATTTGTTTATGGGTATAGGCTCAATAAAATGGAGTATTAATAAGCCCAGCCAACTTGTAATTGGTCC is a window from the Pseudalgibacter alginicilyticus genome containing:
- a CDS encoding phosphotransferase enzyme family protein translates to MLEEKLKNIFEKFEHGSEFYAFKELASGHINDTYLILTKKKPYFVLQRINHGVFKDVPGLINNKVLISQHIKSKLKNQLKKDLDKHVLTFAKTKQDNAYFKDELGNYWNLMYFIDESLTFETVKDEEVAYEGGKLFGEFLNLTDDFDAKKLIEVIPNFHDMSFRYSQFQLALQSSSKERLLQAAECIDFVTELKEEMHILQNLKESGEIKLRVTHNDTKISNALFTKDNKGLCVIDTDTVMPGIVHYDFGDAIRTICNTAAEDEINLDLVEFNLVYYKAYTKGFLEKIKDSLTPLEIKYLPLGAKTMIFIMALRFLTDYLNNDIYYKIKYPEHNLNRAKNQFKLIHSFAKKYDEVYLVDC
- a CDS encoding Gfo/Idh/MocA family protein, translating into MSQVYKWGIIGCGNVTELKSGPAYQKVEGFSLHAVMRRDIHKAKDYALRHKVSMFYDDADELINDPEVDAIYIATPPDSHGYYALKVAAAGKICCIEKPMAPTHEECVQITNVFQEKNIPLFVAYYRRSLPRFQKIKSWIEDHKIGVVRHINWHLSKPANAIDLSKMYNWRTDANIAYGGYFDDLASHGIDLFMHLLGDIEIANGVSINQQGLYSAMDSVTGHWIHKTGITGSGSWNFGTEKREDHVEIYGNKGKITFSVFDEQPIKLEHDGVVESITIEHPENIQFYHVQNIKNHLLQKMTHPSTGVTATKTSWVLDRILGKDNL
- a CDS encoding LacI family DNA-binding transcriptional regulator; the protein is MITLKQLAKELNVSISTVSKALNNSDEIGKETIKRVKELAEFYNYKPNKVALSLKQNKTKTIGVIIPDILNYYLAKVLFGIEREASEYGYNIITCISNESLEKEKESLQLLANGSVDGFILSLAKETQIKGEIAHFNRTIESGLPIVMFDRVAHDVICDKVIVDDFEATYNATKNLLAEKRKQIAFISSIDSLSVGKLRERGYIKAISETTTHQPLLLKMSNKKECSKKIKSFFKKNKTIDGIIAADSASGIISVNTAVNLGLSVPKNISVIAFGSKSVSYHSIPQLTTIRQHAKKIGSIAAQQLIKRLELKNAEKMEVTTKIVKTSLVKSKSTL
- a CDS encoding tetratricopeptide repeat-containing sensor histidine kinase, with translation MNIKSLTLLIILIVPALCWTQTDFKAKSDSLSFYLSKSQDEANTSDIRLEYAKKAKRVAFDLNDKSLLIQSNLNLSKIYLDIGLKENFLKSSHNNLKLTNKVKDTISTALINKDLGDYYYINTSDSAYYYYNESLKLYRALNDDFNTAVLLLDIAIIQKNEKDFTGSEISSIEGVSLLESLGNDNEVNKKKAFHYNNLGLVFDQLEQYEESIKYFKKSIELIQKLDGENKLALDVLKNNLGLAYRNSKQYDLALLIYRLMLKDDNLIKQDLDFYSLVLDNYAHTLYLSNQHEQLPGLYIKALKAIDTIKPTVYPSIAIHQHLAEYYFKYQQKDSAKYYAYKAKAISEQYHNDDLLKSLLLLSRIEEDSIAVNFFDAYIKLNDSLQKSERKTRNKFTRIRFETKQIEAENAKIAKEKVWLMLLSGILIITAMLLYIIITQRSKNKELELLQQQQAANEEIYNLMLSQQEKIEEARIIEKKRVSQELHDGVLGRLFGTRLSLDSLNMSSSMDAIKTRGQYIDKLKTIEEDIRKVSHELNTDFISGSGFVDIIKTLVDTQTEVYNLQYKFNSDDTINWEDISNKSKIHVYRIVQEALHNIYKHAQASLVDISFELKNDVICLSIKDNGVGFEVDKTKKGIGVKNMNSRIDEIAGTLYIESEKNIGTTIIITIPI
- a CDS encoding response regulator, with protein sequence MAETIKILMIDDHPMIIEGYQNTLLFTKKENQNLIIDIANNCDEAVYYIDKSVEKEYPYDVLFVDISLPPSKDGTMASGEDLAEYARKNLPNTKIIILTMFNESFRIHNIIKTIDPEGFLIKSDLTSSELASAFQAVLNNPPFYSGTVNSHIRKSIVSDIVIDEKNRKILHLLSQGVKTKNLAPHVDISLSAVEKRKKQLKEIFMIQDGQDETLIKAAKEKGFI
- a CDS encoding DUF456 domain-containing protein, with the protein product MDVILLILATLCMILGILGSFLPVLPGPITSWLGLLILHFIEPIPINKSFLIITLAIAILIWVLDYIIPAMGTKRFGGSKAGMIGTSIGLVVGILSPIPFGIIIGPFAGAFIGELTNKADTNIALKAAFGSFLGFLTSTFIKFVVAIIYLALFIGILWDYKEVLL